A stretch of the Agromyces larvae genome encodes the following:
- the ccsB gene encoding c-type cytochrome biogenesis protein CcsB, protein MTFTLDQLSILCVYSAIAVYAIAFVAYAIDLAKRGVAAGAAAEPVVVTAGGGAPERSEDAATRDRVAASRDASDSVGRSSTSGGRWRSALDAGASVEYGRSPALRVAVAMTVLAWALHLTADILRGIAAGRVPWANMYEFALTGTLVVTTVYLVVLLFAKQDLRFLGTFVTGLVLVLLGVAAVNFYVEVAPLPPALQSVWLVIHVFVATTSVGFFALGFALSVLQLMQARREAVVATADAAKKSFLATLPNSVSLENLAYRVNIIGFILWTFTLMAGAIWAEKAWGRYWGWDTKEVWTFIIWVIYAGYIHARATRGWRGTRSSWLAIIGFSAVLFNFTIVNLFFKGLHAYSGL, encoded by the coding sequence GATCGCGTTCGTCGCGTACGCGATCGACCTCGCCAAGCGCGGGGTCGCAGCGGGTGCGGCGGCCGAGCCGGTCGTGGTCACCGCAGGGGGCGGAGCGCCCGAGCGCAGCGAGGACGCCGCGACCCGAGACCGGGTCGCTGCGTCTCGAGACGCGTCGGATTCCGTCGGGCGCTCCTCGACGAGCGGGGGCCGCTGGCGCAGCGCGCTCGACGCCGGCGCCTCGGTCGAGTACGGCCGCTCGCCCGCGCTGCGCGTCGCCGTCGCGATGACCGTGCTCGCGTGGGCACTGCACCTGACCGCCGACATCCTGCGCGGAATCGCCGCCGGGCGGGTGCCGTGGGCGAACATGTACGAGTTCGCGCTGACGGGCACGCTCGTGGTGACCACCGTCTACCTCGTGGTGCTGCTGTTCGCCAAGCAGGACCTCCGCTTCCTCGGCACGTTCGTCACGGGCCTCGTGCTCGTGCTGCTCGGCGTGGCCGCCGTGAACTTCTACGTCGAGGTCGCCCCGCTGCCGCCGGCGCTGCAGTCGGTGTGGCTCGTCATCCACGTGTTCGTCGCGACCACGTCGGTCGGGTTCTTCGCGCTCGGATTCGCGCTGTCGGTGCTGCAGCTCATGCAGGCCCGGCGCGAGGCGGTGGTGGCGACCGCGGATGCCGCGAAGAAGTCGTTCCTCGCGACCCTGCCGAACTCGGTGTCCCTCGAGAACCTCGCCTACCGGGTCAACATCATCGGGTTCATCCTGTGGACGTTCACCCTGATGGCCGGCGCGATCTGGGCCGAGAAGGCGTGGGGCCGCTACTGGGGCTGGGACACGAAGGAAGTCTGGACCTTCATCATCTGGGTGATCTACGCCGGCTACATCCACGCGCGGGCGACGCGCGGCTGGCGCGGCACGCGCTCGTCGTGGCTCGCGATCATCGGGTTCAGCGCGGTGCTGTTCAACTTCACGATCGTGAACCTCTTCTTCAAGGGGCTGCACGCGTACAGCGGCCTGTAG